Genomic segment of Schistocerca piceifrons isolate TAMUIC-IGC-003096 chromosome 1, iqSchPice1.1, whole genome shotgun sequence:
aagacggtgcttaaaacatcaatgtaggcctgtgctgtgatagtgccacacaaaaaaacaagggggtgcaagcccctccatgaaaaatacgaccacaccataacactaccacctctgaattttactgttggcactatacacgctggcaaatgacattCACCagtcatttgccatacccacagcctgccactggatcgccacattgtgtaccatgttttgtcactccacacattgtttttccactgttcaatgtttacactccttacaccaagcgagacatcattttgcatttactggtgtgatgtgtggcttatgagcatctgctcgacaatgaaatccaagatttctcatctcctgcctaactgacatagtacttgcagtgcatcatgatggagtttggaattcctgtgtgatggtctggatagatgcctacctattacacattactaccttcttcaactgtcagcggtctctgtcagtcaacagacgaggtcagattgtacacttttgtgctgtacatgtcactTCAGgcttccacttcattatcacatcagaaacagtggacctagggatgtttagggttgTGGAAATCTCGTCtagagacatatgacacaagtgacacccaatcacctgaccattttTGAAGTCCATGAGTCCTGTAGAGtgcccattctgccctctcacaatgtctaatgaatactgaggtcactgaaatggagtaggtggcagcacaatgcacctaatatgaaaaacatatgtcttTGGGAGTGTCCGGACACTTCTGATCACAAAGTGTATGCATAAAGACCTGTAGAATGATATATGTAACTGTGTGGTGGTAGTAAACATTGCACTGAGATTATTAGGCCTCGACACAGAGATTATTAGGCCTTGACAATGCCAATGGCTGTTGCTTAATGGAATTACGGAGCCCAAATTAGGAGATAAGTCTGCCTTACTGAATGTGGCTTTTTGTATCATGAAATTGCAGGTGATATGACAGCAAGGTTAAAAGTTCTCAGTCTGATGCTGATAAAATTTGggttttgttatgttggtacatcTTCTTACATTTATGCTTATATAAACTGAAGTCTGACACCACTTTTCTGTCTGTAAGTtcgggctaatctcaggaactactgtagttattttgatatggttttcaccaACAGATAAACTGATTTATGAGGAAGGTTTGagtatataataaataaatatttcatgcaGATTGCCTAAAATATGACGAATTACAGTCTCCCACTGCAGTGAAAATGATGCCATTGCCAATTTGACTTAAAGAAGTATGTAATATTTCCATTTCCAAAGAACCCACGTGCTGACTAATATAAATATTACCCAATTATGAgtttaacatgaattatttacaggagaattgaaaaactggtaaaagcccagcatcagggaagatcaatttggatcccagagaaatgtaggaacacatgaggcaatactgaccctacgacttgtcttacaaAATAGGTTGCGGAAAAGCAACCTTATGTctatatcatttgtagacttagagaaagcttttgacaatgatgactggaatactgtctttgtaATTTGGAAGATAGcaaggttaaaatacagggagcaaaaagctatttatatCTTGCACTGAAACCAGACAGtatttataagagtcgaaggggcatgaaaaggaagccgaggttgaaaagggagtgagacagggttgtagcctgtccccaatgttgttcaaactgtacattgagcaagcagtaaaagaaaccaaagaaaaattctggAGTAGGAGTTTAAAtttcaaggagaaaaaataaaactatgaggtttgccaatgacattgtaattccgtcagagacagcaatgaacttggaagagcaattgaatggaatggacagtgttgtgAAAGGACGACATAATATGGACATCAATagaagcaaaatgaagataatggaatgtagtcttattaaaccaggtgaaactgatgggaTTAGATTAGGgaacaagacactaaaagtagtagatgagttttgctattttggctgcaaaataagtgatgatggctgaaatagaaaggatatacaatgtagactggaattgacaagatataaatttgttaacatcaaatatagattcaagtgttagAAAGTCGTATGTGAagatatttgtctagagtgtagccacatatggaagtgaaacatggtcaataatcagtttagacaagaagagaatggatacttttgaaatgtggtgctacagaagaatgctgaagactagatgggtagacagcataattaatgaggaggtactgaacaaaactggggagacaagaaatttgtggtacgacttgaccaaaagaagggactggttgagaGGACACCTTCTGAGACATAAAGGGTAGTGTGgggggataaaaatcatagagggagaccaagagatgaatgtagtaagcagattcagaaggatgtagattgcagtaattatttggagatgaagaggtttccacaggatagagtagcaaggaaagcttcatcaaaccagacttcggactgaagacaacaacaacattggtaaaaaaaaaaaaaaaaaaaaaaaaaaacagtgtgcctTGAGGTGGTCATAAATTAAAGGTATCTGACACTGCTGACACCATAGGAATATTAACAGAATGAGTAGATAACATTTTGTGTGAGGAATTAAGTAgacatgaatataatagagggaaacattccacgtgggaaaaatatatctaaaaacaaagatgatgtgacttaccaaacgaaagtgctggcaggtcgatagacacacaaacaaacacaaacatactcacaaaattcaagctttcgcaacccacgattgcttcgccaggaaagagggaaggagagggaaaaacaatATTATGCAGCATCGATGCACATTTTTAGGATGCTGACGAAAGGCAAATGTGAGAACAAATACCTCAGCAGTGCTTGGGGCATGTTAAATAGAATGAAACTGATTTTGTGTTCCAGTTGGCCTCTGTGGATAAGGTACATTTTTCACTACATACCACATATAAAATAGCAATTAAAGCAATAGTAGACCTTGTATCATGAAAGTTAATTCAGTACATCTGCAATAAGGGTTATAGCCACTATTTGCTGGAACACAAAACTGATATTATGAGTAATTAATTTGCAAAAGATAAAACAATAACTAGTAATTAATATGAGCATTTTCTGCACCAATTGTACAAGAGTTTgatgaaaagcaatgcctctgaattttttgtgttataactcttaaattttttttaatagaacACTTAATTAACATTctatatatttattcttcatgtctacatatttatttctcaacacagtcaccctggccaagaacatatttctcccaaattgagctcagtttgttgatactgtcactgtacaaTGACTGACTTTGTTGAGAGAGCCACAAGCTCATCTCTGCTTGAAATCCTtaatcactatgaaagtgaagtcctcacagatgttctttaagttttggaaacagatgaaaactggaTGGGGCTAAGTCAGGGCTGTAAGGAGAACAACAGATGACAATGAATCCAAGACATTGGATTCTTGCAGAGTTCACAGTTTGTGTTCATTATGACATTgtgatgctgaaggagagggtgttccatgtgtggatgaactctttgacTTCATGCTTTCCATTTTCTCAAGCACTAATAtacttaatgttacacactgcccTCTAGCAGCAAAACGTTGCAACTATGTCAGTGAGGTGGGAAAGTCGACCAAGTAATATGCATGGTGTGATACCTCAACTAAGATTGAGAACAgattaaaaaatttggaggcattatgtttcagcatgccctcataacaAAGAATACACGAGAAAAGACCTCGATGTGAAAAGAAAAACAATCACCCTTTCACAAAACAGTCTACCTGCCAGCAATTTTTTTTATGACAATGGAAAAAATTAGTCGTTTGTAGACAAAATTATTGAAACTTTCACTCATTTCACCAGATCTGGCAGTGGCTGGCTTCTTTTCCCCAAAGCTATAACTTCCTTACATATGAGTTTCATTGCTGTTTACTGTCACAACAATGTCTATTGTATTAAACaaaaaaaaccacataaaaaacatAAGTTATAGCATACATACCTAAATTAGCAATCTTTATAAAACGAAAGAATGTATCTTCAAGCTGAAGATCTTGATATGGTCTCTTTGTACAGTGATACTTCATGTAAGGATAACATCCTGTCCGGAGAATATGATAATTTGTTTCTTGAACTGGCCAGTTAAAATGCGACTGGCCCCATTGGTCATCATAAACACTGGCGTATTTCACAAAGTAAGATGTCCATGGTGgctttttacattgtattaagtatGCAGTCAGAACTTCTGATGCTGCTGGTTTATTTCCTTGTCTTCGTATTAAAAGTCTTGAAAACTGGTGAGTCATTGGTATCCTCTTATTACATGGTGACTATGTCTGTAGTACCAACTTTAACAGCTAAAAAATAAATATCACCAATGATTGAaaacaacagataattaatttggAATGGGATTGAAAGAATGAAACAGGTGTAACGTAGATAtcttaaaaatattgaaaacaagttTGCCTATCTCAACACAAATCTTATTttaaaatagtgaccatatttagATTCTGTGTAACAAGAACTCTGCAAATAAACTTTTGGTGCAGTTACTTTCATAT
This window contains:
- the LOC124795154 gene encoding uncharacterized protein C15orf61 is translated as MTHQFSRLLIRRQGNKPAASEVLTAYLIQCKKPPWTSYFVKYASVYDDQWGQSHFNWPVQETNYHILRTGCYPYMKYHCTKRPYQDLQLEDTFFRFIKIANLGIPCLAYGLAATLLIKHIEIVHTSKGHVKIYFLYKEDKGSLY